One window of Nostoc sp. C052 genomic DNA carries:
- a CDS encoding GNAT family N-acetyltransferase — protein sequence MEQPKPRYSVVWTNKIAEVPQNAWNALAMPLKTPFLEWEWLNNIETSQSATAKTGWLPNHLTLWRDRTLIAAAPLYLKGHSSGEFVFDHQWAELADRIGVQYYPKLLGMTPFTPAEGYRFLIAPGEDEDEITAIMVHEIDTFCSKNGISGCHFLYVDPQWRPILERHGFTTWLHHSYIWENAGFKTFDDYLKVFNANQRRNIKRERKAVEKAGLRLQPLTGDEIPQSLFPLMHRFYADTCDKFGWWGSKYLTQRFFEQLHSDYRHRVLFVAAYSEADNSHPLGMSFCLFKDDKLYGRYWGSFQEIDCLHFDVCYYAPIEWAIANGIQIFDPGAGGRHKKRRGFPAMPNHSLHRFYNNRLGQIIRPYIKEVNQLEQQQIEAINAELPFSNRDS from the coding sequence GTGGAACAACCTAAGCCTCGCTATTCTGTCGTTTGGACGAACAAAATCGCTGAAGTACCCCAAAATGCCTGGAATGCTTTGGCAATGCCACTCAAAACGCCATTTTTAGAATGGGAGTGGCTGAACAATATTGAAACCTCCCAGAGTGCTACGGCCAAAACTGGTTGGTTGCCGAATCACTTGACATTGTGGCGAGATCGAACGCTGATTGCTGCTGCGCCACTTTATCTTAAAGGACATAGTTCTGGTGAGTTTGTTTTCGATCACCAATGGGCAGAGTTAGCTGATCGCATCGGAGTCCAGTATTACCCAAAATTGCTGGGAATGACACCATTTACCCCGGCTGAAGGCTATCGGTTTTTAATCGCCCCAGGAGAAGATGAGGATGAAATTACAGCCATAATGGTGCATGAAATTGACACTTTTTGCTCCAAAAATGGAATTTCTGGGTGTCATTTTCTCTACGTCGATCCCCAATGGCGTCCTATCCTGGAACGGCATGGTTTTACAACTTGGCTACACCACAGCTACATCTGGGAAAATGCAGGCTTTAAAACTTTTGATGACTACTTAAAGGTGTTTAACGCCAATCAACGCCGCAATATCAAGCGGGAACGCAAAGCTGTGGAGAAAGCAGGATTACGATTACAACCACTGACTGGTGATGAAATTCCTCAGTCTTTGTTTCCCTTGATGCACCGTTTCTATGCTGACACCTGTGATAAGTTTGGTTGGTGGGGTAGTAAGTATCTCACACAGCGCTTTTTTGAGCAGCTACACTCAGATTATCGCCATCGAGTCTTGTTTGTTGCTGCATATAGCGAGGCAGATAACTCTCATCCTTTAGGAATGTCTTTTTGTTTGTTTAAAGATGACAAACTTTATGGACGCTATTGGGGAAGTTTTCAAGAAATAGATTGCTTACATTTTGATGTTTGTTATTATGCGCCAATTGAGTGGGCGATCGCTAACGGCATCCAAATTTTTGACCCTGGCGCGGGTGGACGACATAAAAAACGCCGTGGTTTCCCTGCCATGCCCAACCACAGTTTGCACCGATTTTACAATAATCGTTTAGGACAAATTATACGTCCCTATATTAAGGAAGTGAATCAACTCGAACAGCAGCAGATTGAGGCAATTAATGCAGAGTTGCCATTTAGTAACCGAGATTCTTAA
- a CDS encoding DUF4346 domain-containing protein, whose translation MDLIVEDLAAIDDKLSQRHIDLDPGGYFIIYLDRDAGLIYAKHFTNVIDDRGLAIDPETGKVIPAREKVERTHTTVFNARTAKELCVKIFEETQPPPVTQLNHAAYLGREFVRAEVALVTRQEYVQD comes from the coding sequence ATGGATTTAATAGTTGAAGATTTAGCCGCAATTGATGATAAACTTTCCCAGCGTCATATTGACCTCGATCCCGGTGGATATTTTATTATTTACTTAGATCGAGATGCAGGGTTAATTTATGCCAAGCATTTTACAAATGTAATTGACGATCGCGGTTTAGCTATCGATCCCGAAACGGGAAAGGTAATTCCCGCGCGAGAAAAGGTAGAACGAACTCATACCACAGTCTTTAACGCGAGAACGGCAAAAGAACTCTGCGTCAAGATTTTTGAAGAAACTCAGCCCCCTCCTGTAACTCAATTAAATCATGCAGCTTATTTGGGTCGAGAATTTGTTCGGGCTGAGGTAGCTTTAGTTACAAGGCAAGAGTATGTTCAAGATTAA
- a CDS encoding RibD family protein produces the protein MLQHRPHTTVVLAMSVDGKIADFKRSPARFGSRVDKAHLEKQIAASDAVLFGAGTLGAYGTTLTVSDPTLVQLRAQAGKPPQPIHIVTTRSANLNPEIHFFQQPVRRWLLTTTAGAVSWKGRLQTLSSTLGNEVEECPSEFEQILVFETPTREIDIPAALKHLATLHITRLVVLGGGKLVASLLELDLIDELWLTVCPLILGGNTAPTPVDGKGFLPNLAPKLQLLEVNTVEQEVFLHYRLQRPAD, from the coding sequence ATGTTGCAACATCGTCCTCATACTACAGTTGTTTTAGCAATGAGTGTAGATGGTAAGATAGCAGATTTTAAGCGATCGCCTGCTCGATTTGGCTCAAGGGTTGATAAAGCACACTTAGAAAAACAAATCGCTGCCTCTGATGCTGTTCTATTCGGTGCTGGTACTCTGGGCGCTTATGGAACAACACTTACAGTATCAGATCCAACTCTAGTGCAACTTCGGGCCCAAGCAGGGAAGCCTCCGCAGCCAATTCATATAGTGACTACACGTTCTGCAAACCTTAATCCGGAAATTCACTTTTTTCAGCAACCAGTTAGACGTTGGTTACTCACGACAACAGCAGGAGCGGTTTCATGGAAAGGACGTTTACAGACGCTTTCCTCAACTCTGGGAAATGAAGTAGAGGAGTGCCCTTCAGAATTTGAGCAAATTCTGGTTTTTGAAACACCAACGCGAGAAATTGATATTCCCGCAGCTTTGAAGCATCTAGCCACTCTACATATAACACGCTTGGTAGTCTTAGGTGGAGGTAAATTAGTCGCTTCTTTACTGGAATTAGATTTAATTGATGAATTATGGTTGACTGTTTGTCCGCTGATTTTAGGTGGTAATACTGCACCCACACCTGTAGATGGGAAAGGATTTTTACCCAATTTAGCTCCCAAGTTGCAACTTTTAGAAGTGAATACAGTTGAGCAAGAAGTGTTTTTGCACTATCGCCTGCAACGACCCGCAGATTAG
- a CDS encoding ATP-binding protein has product MTNSRQSSFRRILVTRILLLFVPVLLVGEIVALNKARSSILGTARQNLTESAISKGERIGDALAILKANLLSVSKTTVIPSGSPIQEQEILTQLRQQLPASIECIQLTNLLNQKIIASSCGDKAIGELILPLPSDGIDVKSILPPKAGMTGKRNTQNQLQVVLSAPVSDSPRNLVYSLSIQSALYQQTRNPPGSLTGAMVVIAEDGTILAHPFADWVGTNINQHPYASQLKSIIKNALVQPAAGIAGRNDSINLSFTDGKELVAGYTAIANPLSQQQQEKWVVLAVTSVENALFGLEEIKLILIVLTVGLIGASLLASLYLAPYLARPVEELRDYALNIHSHHAAQPVPHNFQIREFNQLAQALDQMVERLKAGSEELEIAWKEAKTANQIKSQFLATTSHELRNPLNIIINCIRLVEDGLCDDREEEMEFLKRADETTIHLLGIINDLLDISKIEAGKLSVVSIPLDLRQILLEVINLQSVNVQQKGLQLKCELNSQVIPIKADAPKLKQVLINVIGNATKFTDTGSITITTEIQQSSGQSQVVVAVKDTGIGIDPTQQHKLFRPFVMVNGTTTRQFEGTGLGLAISRNLIELMGGSISLESAGLHQGTTLKITLPLIDISLLAAPNKEGNVEDLGLSSGNDGAKASRYPSLQDGGSSSLGSNKPAKIELDKEMLPKSLVLIGNETCEIRLSPLQTILVSLPKRGVCANGTSER; this is encoded by the coding sequence ATGACTAATTCCCGCCAATCTTCTTTTCGCCGAATTTTAGTAACGAGAATATTGCTGCTGTTCGTTCCAGTTTTACTTGTAGGTGAGATTGTTGCCTTAAATAAGGCACGTTCTAGCATATTGGGAACTGCGCGTCAAAATTTAACCGAAAGCGCCATCAGTAAAGGTGAGAGAATTGGAGATGCGCTCGCAATCTTAAAAGCTAATTTACTGAGTGTAAGTAAAACGACAGTTATTCCGTCAGGTTCGCCCATACAAGAACAAGAAATTCTCACGCAGTTAAGGCAACAACTTCCAGCCAGTATTGAATGCATCCAATTGACGAATCTGCTAAACCAGAAAATAATTGCTAGTAGCTGTGGAGATAAAGCTATTGGAGAATTGATATTACCTTTGCCAAGTGACGGAATCGATGTCAAATCAATCTTGCCACCAAAGGCAGGAATGACTGGAAAAAGAAACACACAAAATCAACTGCAAGTAGTTTTATCTGCACCAGTTTCCGATAGCCCAAGAAATTTAGTTTACAGCTTAAGTATTCAGTCTGCTTTGTACCAACAAACCAGAAATCCACCTGGCTCGCTCACAGGTGCAATGGTAGTGATTGCTGAAGATGGTACAATTTTGGCACACCCATTTGCAGACTGGGTGGGAACTAATATCAATCAGCACCCTTATGCTTCTCAACTCAAAAGCATAATTAAAAATGCGTTGGTGCAGCCCGCCGCAGGCATCGCTGGGCGAAATGATTCGATAAATTTGTCTTTTACAGATGGCAAAGAATTAGTAGCTGGCTATACAGCTATTGCAAATCCACTTAGTCAACAGCAGCAGGAAAAATGGGTAGTCTTAGCTGTTACAAGTGTTGAGAATGCGCTTTTTGGTTTAGAAGAAATCAAACTAATTCTCATCGTTTTGACCGTTGGTTTGATTGGTGCAAGCTTGTTAGCATCCCTATATTTAGCTCCTTACTTGGCCCGTCCTGTAGAAGAATTGCGAGATTACGCTCTCAATATTCACTCTCACCACGCTGCACAACCAGTGCCGCACAATTTTCAAATTCGGGAATTCAATCAACTGGCCCAAGCCTTAGACCAAATGGTAGAACGGCTCAAAGCTGGGTCAGAAGAACTAGAAATAGCTTGGAAAGAAGCAAAAACCGCTAACCAAATTAAAAGCCAGTTTTTGGCTACGACTTCTCATGAATTGAGAAACCCATTAAATATTATTATTAACTGTATTCGCCTGGTTGAAGATGGCTTATGTGATGACCGAGAAGAAGAAATGGAGTTTCTCAAACGTGCAGATGAAACAACGATTCATTTGCTAGGTATTATTAATGATTTACTCGACATTTCTAAAATCGAAGCAGGTAAGCTTTCCGTCGTCTCTATACCCCTTGACCTCAGACAAATATTGTTAGAGGTGATTAATTTACAATCAGTAAATGTTCAACAAAAGGGCTTGCAATTGAAATGTGAGTTAAATTCCCAAGTTATACCAATAAAAGCAGATGCGCCAAAACTAAAGCAAGTGCTGATTAATGTTATCGGTAATGCTACTAAGTTCACCGACACAGGAAGTATCACCATTACCACAGAAATTCAACAAAGTAGTGGTCAATCTCAGGTGGTAGTCGCCGTCAAAGATACAGGTATAGGCATCGATCCAACCCAACAACATAAACTATTTCGTCCCTTTGTGATGGTGAATGGCACAACCACGCGTCAGTTTGAAGGCACTGGATTGGGACTAGCAATTTCACGAAACTTAATCGAACTCATGGGAGGCAGCATTAGTCTTGAGAGTGCAGGACTTCATCAAGGTACAACACTGAAAATTACCTTACCTTTGATTGATATCTCGCTGTTAGCCGCTCCTAACAAAGAAGGAAATGTAGAGGATTTGGGATTATCTTCTGGGAATGACGGCGCAAAAGCAAGCCGCTACCCTAGCCTACAGGATGGGGGAAGTTCCTCTTTGGGGAGTAATAAGCCTGCGAAAATAGAGCTAGACAAAGAGATGTTACCAAAGTCCCTGGTACTAATTGGTAATGAGACTTGCGAGATTCGTCTTTCACCGTTGCAAACTATCCTAGTAAGTCTTCCAAAAAGAGGAGTTTGTGCGAATGGGACTTCCGAAAGGTAA
- a CDS encoding Gfo/Idh/MocA family protein → MTNQIKIAVIGVGRWGVHLLRNFLADPQVSVVAVVDPHPERLAAVNQQFNLDESVILTTQWQDLKKLPELTGVAIATPATTHYALIKDSLQEGYHVLAEKPLTLKTVECRELCHLAEQHHLILMVDHTYLFHPAVERGKTVVQAGKLGDLRYGYATRTHLGPVRQDVDALWDLAIHDIAIFNAWLGQIPVKVQATSTVWLQGQANREITHSPSQGLADLVWVTLTYPDGFQAYIHLCWLNSDKQRRLGIVGSLGSLIFDEMLRSSPLTLLHGEFEQQGNQFIPVNQKQVVLELEPGEPLQKVCSSFVVSILNNTPSEVSSGWVGTELVEILTALTASLEQGGKPVFLNAHQASTI, encoded by the coding sequence ATGACAAACCAAATTAAAATTGCTGTCATCGGGGTTGGGCGTTGGGGAGTGCATCTGCTGCGGAATTTCTTAGCAGATCCCCAAGTAAGTGTAGTTGCGGTAGTAGATCCCCACCCAGAACGATTAGCGGCGGTCAATCAGCAGTTTAACTTAGATGAAAGTGTAATATTAACAACTCAATGGCAAGATTTAAAGAAACTGCCAGAGTTGACAGGAGTAGCGATCGCAACTCCAGCTACCACCCACTATGCCTTAATTAAAGATTCTCTCCAAGAGGGATACCATGTTTTGGCAGAAAAACCCTTAACTCTCAAAACAGTAGAATGTCGGGAACTTTGCCATTTAGCAGAGCAGCATCATTTAATACTCATGGTTGACCACACTTATTTATTTCACCCAGCAGTTGAGCGAGGCAAAACTGTAGTACAGGCGGGTAAATTAGGTGATTTACGCTATGGTTACGCTACCCGCACCCATTTAGGGCCTGTCCGCCAAGATGTTGATGCGCTCTGGGATTTAGCTATTCACGATATTGCTATATTTAACGCTTGGCTAGGTCAAATTCCTGTGAAAGTACAAGCAACAAGTACGGTGTGGTTGCAGGGGCAAGCCAATAGGGAAATAACCCACTCTCCATCTCAAGGTTTAGCTGATTTAGTATGGGTAACACTGACATACCCAGATGGCTTTCAAGCTTATATTCATTTGTGCTGGCTGAATTCTGATAAGCAGCGACGGCTGGGGATTGTAGGTAGCCTTGGTAGTTTGATTTTTGATGAAATGTTGCGATCGTCACCTCTAACCTTGCTACATGGAGAGTTTGAACAGCAGGGTAATCAATTTATTCCTGTAAATCAAAAGCAGGTGGTGCTGGAATTAGAGCCAGGGGAACCATTGCAGAAGGTTTGCTCCTCTTTTGTTGTCTCTATCCTCAACAATACTCCCTCAGAAGTTTCATCTGGGTGGGTAGGCACTGAGTTAGTAGAAATTCTTACTGCTCTAACAGCATCTCTTGAGCAAGGTGGGAAACCTGTTTTTTTAAATGCTCATCAAGCATCAACAATATAG